From the genome of Prunus persica cultivar Lovell chromosome G8, Prunus_persica_NCBIv2, whole genome shotgun sequence:
GGCATATCACTATATAAATACGCACCAGCTTTTGGTTTTTCCTCATCACAATTGCATTGCACCAAACTAATACAATATATCTAAGCTaattctctgtctctctgagCTTGGTGGTTTCGCCATGGCGGCTTTGGCTAAGAGTTCAatggttttcttcttcatggcAATGGCTTTGGTTGGGGTCTGTTTTGGTGCTGTTTACAAGGTCGGTGACTCTCATGGCTGGACTGACCAAGGCCACTTTAATTACAAGACGTGGTCATCTAACAAGCACTTCACTGTTGGAGACACTCTCGGTAAGTCTACCGATATATCATTTGGTAAATAAATTTTGCGAAATAATTTGATgtctttaagtttttttttaacatgcATTGTAAATTGCACGTGCAGTTTTTGAGTATGATGCCAAGAAGGAGAATTTGGTACAAGTGGACCATAAGGGTTACAAAGAATGCATGGCAAAAGATCCATTATTTACCTTTGCCTCTGGCAACGACAATGTAAAGATAACCATGCCTGGCGACTTCTTCTACATTTCTAGTCTCCATGATCACTGCAAGGCCGGCCAGAAGCTTCACATCCAAGTTCACGCATCAAGTTCGACACCGTCCCCGTCACAGACTCCATCTTTCTCGAGCCCATCTCCGAGCCCGGTCCACTTGAGCCCGTCTCCTACCCCAAGCGCTTCACCAAGCATCAGCCCCAATGGTTATCCAATGCCCAGCCCAAGTGGTTCACCAAGCTACAACCCAAATAGATCTCCAAGTGCTATTACTAGGCCACCTCCAAACCCTAGCCCAATGGTGAGGCCCAATCCCCCAACGGTGAGGCCCAATCCTCCAACTGTGAGGCCCAATCCTCCCCCTTCCGTACCAATAGTGGTGTCCAATCCTCCTCCTTCCGCACCAACAGTGGTGTCCAATCCTCCTCCTTCCCCAGGGGGTACCCCACCTAGACGTCGTAAAGCTGTGATTAAAAAGAGCCAGGCTTCACCTTCCAATGGGTTACCTATTTTGCAGGTTTTAATGGCTGTGGCGGTCGTTGTCTACATTGCTTAAATTGAAGTTTATGAAGATGCTGTatttcgacccaaaaaaaaatgaagatgcTTTATTTCCATAGGGAGccgaatttaattttattaaaataattagttgtttttgggttttttttttttgttaatatcAGGAACCATATGATTTCTTGGGCGTTTAGTAATAAATCATTTGTGTAATGTTTcacatattaataaatatttctGCACTTAATCCTAATAATATTAAGTTTTAAGTTTGTTTATCCtttgattttatatatttttatatatttattgggtTTTTATATTTGACACGCAATGTAAAGGAGCCCAGAAAAGTGGTCCTTTCTGAAAgcatatttcttctttttcagtaagatagtctaaactaagagagaaatttttatcTTCTTATGCAATGCATATAGCATTTTTTATTGTCTTCGATTAATTACACAATGACACATAAAAGGAGGGGAAATTTCACACATACACAATTATGATATTGTGGGATTTCAACCGGAGAAATAAACTTAGCAAGCAAGCCTTCAAAACATCATCACATTATGATAAGGACTATCCCCTAAAACTTAACTGAGAAGTGAGTTTTAGAAATAATTAGTTGTTTTTTGTTAATATCAGGAACCATATGATTTCTTGGGTGTTTAGTACGTAATAAATCATTTGTGTAATGTTTCTAATAAACTATTTATGCACTTCATCCTAATAATAGTAAGTTCAAGTTTTGTTCATCCTTTGATTtgatcttccttttttttttttgtatatttattgGGTTTTTACATTTCACACGCAATATAAAGGAGCACATAAAAGTGGTCCTTTCCGAAagcatatttctcttttttttagtatgatagtttaaattaggagagaaatttttatattataatctTATACAACGGAGATATCACGTTTTGCTATATTAAACCAATAACACAATAACACATGAATGAGAGGGaatttcacacacacacacgcaccTAACTATGATGTCGTGGAGATTCGAACCAGAAAAACAAACTTAGAAAGCAAGCCTTCAAATTATCATCACATTATGATAAGGACTATACTAAAACTTAACTGAGAAGTGAGTTTTAGAATTTTCACGCCCGCAAAACAATGATTAGTTCTTCATTGTTGAACCGTGGTCCATGACGCATTTTTAAAGTTGAAATCATTTCACTCGTGATGAAAGATGTGGAGTTTTGGGGCTTTTGGCAGTTGAATTAGAAAACTTACACATCTTcaagccaaaaaacaaaaagataaattctCCCATTGTAACAATCTTTGGTATTTTAGTCTaaactattttaattaaattactcAAACTTATTATAAGGGAGGTGATCGAACTTAAATGTAAAGAAACGAGCATATTACCCTAGTTAACTGGTCTAACCATGTTTGCAGAAAACAATCTTTCTTCGAGTGATGTACACGAGGAAAAATCACTTTGACATGCTGGTCctgttttataaataaaagcaaaagcagAGATGGGCCTTCAAtagtaagatatggtgttttcgtCTGTGTAGGTGTGATCCTGTCATGGATGCTCTGTGAGATGAGAGACAGACTTTGTATTTGGCAGGGATTGTCAAATGCGTAATTGGGGTTTAATTATGTTAATTAAGATTTGAGCAAGGTGTGATGTCTTAAAACAGATCATGAGATTTGTAGAAACTTTCTGTCGCATCTCATCAGTTAAGATTCAACCAACTAATATAAAGTGTactgtatatataataaaccTGCAATATAGATTTAATCAAGTGGGCAGCatccaaagtttcaatctaACATAATTAGCTTCATAATTTTAGATGCTAATTAAAATGAATATCTGGCTGCATcattgatttggttttttgagGTACAAGTCTGCTTGATGATGCTGGGCAATTAATATTTATCTACCTTGACATTGAATCATTGATCTATAATATGACACTTTATCATATGTAAAAGTTGTAAACCATTTCCTTTCCCCAAGCCTCAAATTATTGCGTGGTAATTGGCACCTACCTAAGCTCCTAACCTAGCTACTACCATTTGTCTCTGCGATGGCTATGGTGTAGATGTGGAGGGCCTCTTCTCTGACTTCACTTCAGCACCTAGTACCTGCCTTAGCCTATATAGTTAGGCTTCTGGCTAGCCAACCCATCAAGCAATTTTTGTTTCACAAGTAATATTTGAGTCATGCCGGTGATTGTGGACCTAGATTCATCTATTGACTCATCGAAATATAAAGGATAGGGAGATCGAACTATAACTTTACGAGTAACAATGTTATAATTCATCAGAGAAATTAAGTAAACTTCAAATatattgattgaaaataaGATGACTAAATTGACAAATACAACGTCATGAGTTGGCTtaaatggaaaataaagaaacactAAGACCGTAGGAAACTTTAGGTTTTGGAATATTCCTAAACTTaactaacaagaaaataataaaaatcatagCTAAAATTATATTAGGAAAATAATATCCTAATAGATAACTTAttcttcaaaatataaaattaaaaattaaattaaatacaaattttgATAGAATCATAATTGCTTCAAACTTCCTTAATCAATTAGAATATCCCAACAATACGCCTTCCTTATTTTCCTATCACCATAATTGACATTTAATTGGAATTTTCCTCTCTTGCACGATTTCCTTCTAACTTTGAGctactttattttaataaatttttcacaCCATAATTGAACCATATTTCGTCCCACATTACCTACACGGGTATAGATGACCGATACAAGCATTGCTTATCAGTGATGTATATCAATATATGTATTACGCTACCCCAATGGATATTTTGTCATCTATGATCTAACTAGTAAATTTCAACTTAGTTAATGCACGTCAAGTTAGTGACCCTCCTTCCTTCACTACTTTGCTTAGAGTAATGACAACATCCCATGATTTGTTTATTGTTTGGATCAGTTAATTAAGGGCCTTGTAACATAGATTTTGGGCCATTTGCTGGCAACACCAGTGGGTTACTTCCATGGTGTTTCACCTTCATTTCCACTCTCCTTCCTCAATTGGTATCTAATTCCTAATACCATCTAAACCATAATAGATtaataggaagaaaaaaaaaaacgcatAAATCCtgcgggaaaaaaaaaagaaaaagtgagaGTAAATACCTATGGTTGACGAGCGGCAGCTGAGCCGGCTAACAAGCCGAAGTTCGCGCTTCCCGTTACCCGAAATTAACACGCGCAATTGCACGTGCAAGGACACACTACACACGATTTTGTAAAAGCTGAAgttcaaaaataatattttgacaaaaaaaaagaagataataaaaataaaaacagcaaAAAGCGACAAGAGCAAGGGCTCGCGTATATATAAACCAAGGTCCTTCCCAAATACGCCGTCCCACTCTCACTCCCAGTCTCCCCCCCCTCCCACTGATTTGTTATAACTCTCAACTACTCAAAACCACTTTGTTTTCGTGAGAGCGAAACAGAAACAGAGCGAGCGCATTCTTCCGCCATTAATGCCTCTCAGCAACAAAGCGTGAAACCTCTCATTCTCTTTTCCACGTTGCTCTCTCTTTTGCAAACATTCAAACAATCagaacctctctctctccttcgcTATCTACAGGACTGTAATTATATCTTTTTTATATTGGCACAGTCGCTAACAGAGAGATGGAGCTAAGTAAGGTCACCTTAGAGATCTTCACGAAGCTTGAGCAGAAATGGCTCTCTCACTGCGAAACCACAAAGAAGACTCGGATTCTCAGCATTGATGGCGGTGGAACCACCGGCATTGTCTCCGGAGCAGCCTTGATCCACCTCGAGGATCAGATCCGCCTCAAGACCGGCGACTCACACGCTCAAATCTCCGATTTCTTCGACCTCATCGCCGGAACCGGTATCGGAGCCGTCCTCGCCGCCATGCTTGTCGCCGACGACGGCTCCGGCCGTCCTCTCTATACCGCCAGAGAAGCTGTGAACTCCATCGCCGGGAAAAACTCCGACTTGTTCAAGGTCAGGCTAGCTGGAGTTTTCCGCCGTCGCCGGAGATACTCAGGCAGCAGCATGGACAAGGTTTTGACCGAGTTGTTGACTAGGGAGGACGGCAAGGTCTTGACGCTCAAGGACACGTGTAAGCCTCTCCTGATTCCCTGCTACGACATGAAGAGCTCGGCCCCTTTCGTCTTCTCCCGAGCAGACGCCTCCGAGTCGCCGAGTTTCAACTTCGAGTTGTGGAAAGTCTGCCGCGCCACGTCAGCAACGCCAAGCGTCTTCAAGCCGTTCAGCCTGAGCTCCGAAGACGGAAAGACGTCCTGCTCGGCCGTGGACGGGGGTCTGGTGATGAACAATCCGACGGCGGCTGCTGTGACGCACGTGCTCAACAACAAGCGCGACTTCCCCTCCGTCAACGGTGTCGAGGACTTGCTGGTTTTGTCGTTAGGCAACGGCCCCTTAACCGGAGGTAAACCCCAAAGTAACGACAAGTCGTCGGTCGTTGACATTGTCCTTGACGGAGTTTCCGAGACCATTGACCAAATGATGGGGAACGCCTTCTGCTGGAACCGTACGGATTACGTGAGAATTCAggtatataaatttatataccgattatttttcttttgtttgattgcaatttgcagagagaaaaaaaataaatatggtgtttgtttttgtgacGGAGTGATTCTACCGGCGTTTTATTATGTGCGTGCAGGCGTTCGGATTGGGCAGCGAAGGGGTTGTGGGCCCTAGATCGGAGGAGGAAGTGAAGGTGTTGAAGGAGAGAGGGGTGGAGTCTTTACCGTTTGGCGGGAAGCGGTTATTGACGGAGACAAACGGAGATAGAATCGAGGGTTTCGTGCAACGCCTCGTGGCTTGTGGAAGAAGCAGTCTGCCACCTAGTCCCTGCAAGGATTCCGCCGTTAGCCCTCTCTCTAACGGCCATTAGTTAGCGttggtcttttctttttgtagttTTTTACTGGAAGTTGTAATTTTGTAAACCAAACTCAGGTTTTCACCGTAGCAAAGCTAGCAGCAGCTAAATAATAACCCCACCTGTTCAGTTCCCTGTCGAACACGCAAACCTTGTGCATCTTTAATTATTCAACTAAACGGCtcaattatgaatttatttttcttaaaggACCACCGGAATATTGTGTCTTCTCTCTTGCACCGAAGTTTAAATACTTTAAACTGAGGAAAATGGATACCTAACTTCTAATGTCCAGTGATGCAatcaattttcagtttttttttttttttttttttttttttgtaaatacaACGAGATGTTTCCACACTCAAATGATGAGATTAATCTCCGTTCAGAATTTGGCTTGCACCTAGCCACAAAGTGCTTCTGACGGATTTCGTACTCTTGTCATTGAGGCACTAGATAACTCGCCAATTAGAGATGACAGTTTGTCAACCACATCACACCTTGTGGTTTctgttttaataaattaatttggtGCTACTTTTATGTTATCAATTTTCTTAAACTTCTCAAACTATATATTTGAGGCATTATTGTTTATTATTACAACACACCTCTGTGTGGCCTTTCTGTACTTCAGCTTTATGCCTTTCCCCCAAATTATTCGACTGTCAGGCTCGACCTCTATTctgtagttttcttttttcaaagctaatacaaatataaatgatCACAAGAATCTGCCAAGGGATGAATAATGTTGAACAAAATCTTGCCTGGTAGtatacctttttttcttctttgtttgtgTTGCACAATTCTTTCTCCAAAGCTTTGTTCTTTTGAGTTCAAGGACACTACAGAGGATGACCCATATTGACCATATTTCAAGGACCATCAACGGAGGGGTTAATAAGAAGCACGTTCGCCTTCCTATTATATCTTCTTTTAACAATGCAAGTGCATTAATGTTAGAATCGGTCGTGCGTGCCAGTCATGACCGTTCATGTATGTGGAACTCACAGTGCATCAGCACAGTAGTCGTCTTGATTTATGCATGAACTATGGTACTCGGTTGTACTTTGGAAAGAGCCAACTATAGAGAGTAACCAAGGCAAATCCCTTTTGGATATTTTCGGCTACCAACAGAAACATGCAGTGATGTAGgagacaaagaaaaaggaatcaAATCCAGTTAGTAGGTGAGAAAAAAGATGTACACTCTGTAACAAACACACCTTTCCTACTTCATCTTGTAAAATTTTAATGCTCACCCAAAAAAAGTAACAAAACAACCGACTTTCGATCactttcattaattttgatattttggctCTCAATTTTACCCCATCCTAGTCTGAATTTTCTTCCCCTATTCCTTTTGGTAGGCAAATTAATTTGGTGTCATTTTCTCCTCTGTTTTCCTCTGTGGCCCTTTGCTCACTCACAGAGTAGCTGCTGctgcattattattatagtTGGAATATAGTTCCCAGTTTCTTACTGGGTTTTAATATGACAATAATGTCAATAAATAAGACAAGATTTACTGCTTAAAAAAGGAGTGCGATTGTGACTGTAGAGTAGGGTTTCAAGCCAAGCTGTGTTGATGTGGACTCAGTGGGCATCATCACAttgatagaagaagaaaaccagaATCCTATGGATTTCAGTCCAGTGTGCTTTCAAATTCCAGCGGCTTTCACAGCAACACGGTTTATAGGAATGTGAGGTTGGCCGTTGAGGGAGGGAGGAAGGGGGGGACCTCAGCTAATTTTAGCACTGGATTTGTATGGCTAAATAACACCAACACCAACAaccacattattattattattttcttccatgTATTTATTCTTTATATAAGAATTTGCACGTTTCCGGTATGTCTCTTTCTCGAGAAAAACTTCTCTATTCTCATTTCATTGCGCCTCACTCTTTTATCTGTATCCGGAAATGGAGAAGTTTCTTTCATTACTTAGCTCAAACTTCTACCAATTTGTACAACTTTGCAACTTATGTAAATTGAGCTGTCATGGCCAAATACTTGGATCTTAGTAATATATTGGATATTATTTTCCCATAATTGTctgattattattgttttctgCTGATTTGTGTCACATGAGATGGCTGATTTTGCTCTGCTAATtattacatataatatatattctgAATCTGAAATGTGAAAGATAGTGAGAGCAATACaattcatataattttttctttttctttcgcTGGCGGCTTGAAATTGGCTGATGTGGGCGGCTCTGAATTACTTTTCTCTGAAACAACCTGAAGCCGACAAGTTTGGGAAGTGAGTCCAATCTCAGGGGCCTTTTGGGCCAccacaattaattaaaaaaacccctCTTGTTTAACTCATTGCTTAAGCTTATTTTGTTTCATGTGTACCAAACAAGTTGAAGAATCTACAGTACGTGGCTCgatgctttttctttcctgGTACGATTTACATAAAGaaccaaattgaaaaaacaattAGATTCATTAACAATGTTTATCATAAAGTTTTGGCCCTATATATAATCTTAATCctcttgcaagttgcaactcACAGGGTTGTAGGGTGACCCATATGATTAATTAAGCATCCTCTTAATCATGGAACCAAGATTAATATATTACTTGCTTTCTTATCCGTAaagagatattttttttttcatgcgAATAACAGTTTTACATATATGACTTCATCATACATAATACACTCTATTGACATGAATGTAGGAGCTCTTACTTACCCGATAAGGAGGGAAGTATTTTCCATACTTCTGCCACTTTGAGTTTTTAAAGATAGAttctgcttttttttctttcacttttgaTAGTGGTCAATTAGAaatcataaattttgttgtagGGTCTACTTTTTACTGATATGAGTTACTGGTTTCATATCAATGCTTTTTAATTTGATCTAATTGAGAGTGctttgttttcctcttttggTAAAGCAGATTCTAAGCTTTacatatttaatatatgtttccCTTATCCCTTCATATAATTTAAGTGGGGAAAGTGGGGGAGTTAGTTTAAGTGGGTGGTTGTTGTTGGCTATCTATAAATTCATAACCTATTTCCCTTCatataatttcatataaaGAAATTAGAGAGTGTGTGTTGGTTTGGCCACATAAATATACTTACTCAAAAAGCATTGGAATAATAAAGGGAGTGAACTTAACTGCTcaagtttggtttggtgggcaATCTTATTCAATACAATGATCATGTAATCTTAGTGAATAACCCACTTGATTAAGACCTAAGCTACTCATAAAGAGGGAaagatttttactttttagtgAATAACCCATTTGATTAAGACCCAAGTTATACTTTTAAGAATCATATCCATTTCCATCATAACAAGCATTGAGAGAGACCCCCTCCTTTACTCAAAGGACTTGTAATTAAGTTGTTAACATCAGTTACCTCTGCAGGCGAagttatttatatttgaatcctCCTCGTCAATATCGTTTGTGTCGAAATATTAACCCATTAAGGAAGATCATTAGATATATTAGTGATTATTATTACCTTATTTCTGTCAAAGTACCAGATGATATGTGTTTATGCATGAGGAATTGAAGGTGAGGCTCAGGGCTCCACCCACACCATTAACATCTCTGTTTAGCTTTACCTGCGACTGTCTGATCAATTTTAACCAGCCTGTGCAGAAGGAcacctaaataaataagaataatCCTTTTCTTCTGACCTTCTCCTTTAAATCTGTGAGCAACCACTGCCATTATACTTAAACAAAAAACTGGGAAAAAATATCTCATAAATTGAATGtaataaatatttgttttgttagaGAGCAACTCAAGATAAATCTTCCGATACCATTTTGATTGCTTCAATGAgctaatttcaaatttataattattcaGAGGGGCCAGATATAATATaaattgtcttcttcttcttgttgttaattattattgttctttttgtttcttgtgaaAGTACATGAAAACGCGTATGATCTTGGCCTTGGGTGGTAAAAACCCTGTTCAAAACGGAAAGACATTAGATTAGTTCAACCAAATCAATTCAGTCATGAACCAAACCAACCCAGATTCATCGCAACTGGTCCCTGCTTGGTTTAATTCATTTACCTCTATAATAACTCGTTTATGCAGACCTTATTGGTACAATTTAATTCATGCCCATACGCTGATGTCGCTCTCTGTTTGTTAGGCATTTCCTGTGGCGCCTCACTTCAATATTATTGGAATTGGGTGGTTGTTTCTTGGATGTTGATattttgagctcccatatgCATTGAATATTATCTGTATCATTCTTGATGCTTTCTCGTTCTTAGTATTCAAGAAAAACTTGAGTGGGAGTGAATGCATGCAAAAAATTTGATCGGATGACTATTAAATACCCTCTTATCCTCGTTACAAATTCTTTTGAAAATATGAGCATAAAGTCTTTCATGAGTTATTAACTCAATATATGTCAAGTTTCGTTGCCGACAATCTCTTTTAATGGGTAATCTATAAAAACTAAGAAAGGGACTAAGACCTCCTCTGTAAGTCTTCGAAGAGACCTCGATATGCTCTGTTCTTGAAATAAGGTTGCCTTCCTTCCCCCTAAACTTTTGTTcataaaaaacagaaaaataaaaaaaaaacaaaaacaaaaaagaagggaaagtgATTAGCATGCAGGATGAGAGCAGATAGGTCTCTGTGATTAGGCCCAGACCAGATCAGACGGTGCCCATTCCTCCATGTTTCCAGTCCAGATCTCATGTACACGTGTGCATCTCGTGCATCTCTCTCTTTGGAACCCTCGGTACTATTCAATCAAAAGCATATAGATTGCGATAAGATATTGTCTGCTTGGTTTTTACGTGATTATATATAAGCTCCCCCACTCATTTCAGTctttttgtcttcttcttcttcttcttcttccgtCTACAGTATCACGTACGACGAAGCAGCCTTGTCGTTGTCTTTACATTTACTTATTGGTCTTTCCGCATATCGTCTTAGCACTGCAATCCCTCTGCTTCATAATCAATTCCTTTCTGAatttgcatgcatgcatgtgtaTGGGACGGACGTACATGTCGTACGACACATCACACCACATCTCAAGCCACAAACCAATTCAATCCTCATTTTGATGATCAAGTAGTCGGtcgttgattttttttgagttttgagtttaTAAATGGCATTATCCGGAGTATAGGAAAATACTTACCTCCTTACATTTAACATCCGTTTAAATTTATCCTTTTACAATTTTAACggattattttttcatatgtacgTCACACTGTGATTAATCaataatgaatatatatatatatataatattttattaaaaattgcaTAGGGTTTGTGGTAATAATGAGTGGATGTAAATCAAACCACTTGACATAGTAGAGACAAAGTACTTGTCATCCAAATTCCAGAGGAAGTGATTGATGGATATATGGATGGGGTATATTTCCAGCCTTTATACTATATATGTTGGAATCTCTTACTGCAAGTCCCAACTAAAATCCGAAAAATGCTTGATTGATAAATAGTCAGTTTTATGCTAGACGGGCGGTTTTGACATGGTGCAAGTAATGTTATTGTAAAGGGCCgtctttgaattattttttttactttatatttttatataccGTATAGTACATTGACACAAAAGTGTACTTGATAGAGCTTGTTTCTAACACATATCTCTTGAAACAaaacttttattattttaccgACCACACTAACatttaactttatcaaataaaaatatataattgttaAATCTCACGACCGCCCTAGTGGGCGACATTAAAATTATAGCATTTTTATacataaaccaaattaaaatttgcaGAATCAGTTGTCATGAGAGATTCCACAAGACAGAGAGAAATACAAGACCCCACCGCCACAGATAAAAAGTGAAAACCCCACGTTTAATTTGCTTTCATTTCCtcccatttctttcttttgtgctGTCTGTGTTTATGCAgagattcatatatatatatatatctatctatCGATGCAATGGTCTACTGGTTCTGCTGAATTCCATGTCTGGATATCTTTGGGTTTGTGGATTCAGCTTTCATCGTAAGGTGGACATGTGGCTCACATGCATGCGATGGTGCCTGGTTGACCACCACAATACTCAGATATGTGCCTTCGCGTGTGCACATATTTTTATGGTGCAACTTTTCAAAAGTTCCAACAACTAATTTCTTGAGTCAAACCATTGACGTTGAAATCATTAATTATATGAGTAATTACTTTAGATTTAATCGTACGTACTCATGATCGAATCGACTGTGGGGGACTGTGAAAAGATATCTTCTCTGGATTTCAAGgacaaattcttaattacATGCAATGCAGCTTAATCAAGGACTAATTAAAACTTAATTTCACCTAAACGATCTTTAGATCAGCTTCTCAAAGTAACAACATAAGGATGAAATTGGTGGGATTGGAGATGGATAGAGATCTCCCAACTACTATACTGCAAGTGCAGTGCAGGGTACAGCTAGCAGTAGCTAGTACTAGATAGTACCGTCCTGTCCGACTGTATTTGAATTTACCAAGGACCCCTACAAATTAAGTTGGATTGTTACTCAACAGTACATGCCCTGACATGGCAACTAGCAATGCATGAAGTAATAATAGTGTTCATGGATCGCATGGCTTGGACCTTCTTGACCCTTCAAAGTTTGAGGATCAAGGGTACTTCGCTAGGTACATACAGTATAagttattttgtatttaaatcGCGCGTAACGTGCGTGATTAAAAATTGTCATCTCAGACACTAAGGCAGAGGAAAttgttaataattaatattgttAGAGGACGAACATGTGTGGCCCCTTGTTCTACCCATACGGTGTAGATGAGAATGAGGTTGACTTGTTTGTCATTTATGTGTTGGCAAATGGAGACGACAAAACTCTTGAGTCTTGTGCTGTGCAAATATATTATGGGAATGGCTGGTTGTGAGCCTGTGACTGTGAGGGAATCTGAGGAGTTGAAGGAGAGTGAGAGCTGATGGTGATGTTAATCATCGTGTACTCTCTCTTGGGA
Proteins encoded in this window:
- the LOC18767897 gene encoding probable inactive patatin-like protein 9; translation: MELSKVTLEIFTKLEQKWLSHCETTKKTRILSIDGGGTTGIVSGAALIHLEDQIRLKTGDSHAQISDFFDLIAGTGIGAVLAAMLVADDGSGRPLYTAREAVNSIAGKNSDLFKVRLAGVFRRRRRYSGSSMDKVLTELLTREDGKVLTLKDTCKPLLIPCYDMKSSAPFVFSRADASESPSFNFELWKVCRATSATPSVFKPFSLSSEDGKTSCSAVDGGLVMNNPTAAAVTHVLNNKRDFPSVNGVEDLLVLSLGNGPLTGGKPQSNDKSSVVDIVLDGVSETIDQMMGNAFCWNRTDYVRIQAFGLGSEGVVGPRSEEEVKVLKERGVESLPFGGKRLLTETNGDRIEGFVQRLVACGRSSLPPSPCKDSAVSPLSNGH
- the LOC18766174 gene encoding blue copper protein, coding for MAALAKSSMVFFFMAMALVGVCFGAVYKVGDSHGWTDQGHFNYKTWSSNKHFTVGDTLVFEYDAKKENLVQVDHKGYKECMAKDPLFTFASGNDNVKITMPGDFFYISSLHDHCKAGQKLHIQVHASSSTPSPSQTPSFSSPSPSPVHLSPSPTPSASPSISPNGYPMPSPSGSPSYNPNRSPSAITRPPPNPSPMVRPNPPTVRPNPPTVRPNPPPSVPIVVSNPPPSAPTVVSNPPPSPGGTPPRRRKAVIKKSQASPSNGLPILQVLMAVAVVVYIA